A stretch of the Saccharolobus caldissimus genome encodes the following:
- a CDS encoding ABC transporter permease: MINKIVEYLKLIWRNRKSRVGLIITVFYILIAIFGQIIFSKTYSLPPSQKTIFMPPQLSNFYLIFGTGPFAESILVQIIQGAKSVIEISFLAGLFATLIGITVGIIAGYMGGVIDNILMGITDIVLTLPSLILIVIIASAFRTSNPIILAGILSITSWAGLARAVRSQVLVIRNSPITEVLKVLGLTRRYIIFREIVPTLGSYIAIHYIFNVESAVYAEVGLYYLGVLPYNPNNWGAMIQQALSYGAALGGKAVFYFLFPTLAIIGFMSGLILLSYGIDEIANPRIRTY; encoded by the coding sequence ATGATAAATAAGATAGTAGAGTATCTAAAACTTATATGGAGAAACAGAAAATCTAGAGTTGGTCTAATTATAACTGTATTTTATATTTTAATTGCGATATTTGGCCAGATAATTTTCTCGAAAACTTATTCTCTTCCTCCCAGTCAAAAAACAATATTTATGCCCCCTCAGTTATCTAATTTCTATTTAATTTTCGGTACTGGACCTTTTGCTGAAAGTATACTAGTACAAATAATACAAGGTGCAAAATCAGTAATTGAAATAAGCTTTCTTGCTGGATTATTTGCAACATTAATAGGAATAACCGTAGGTATTATTGCTGGATATATGGGAGGAGTAATAGACAACATCCTCATGGGTATTACTGATATTGTACTAACATTGCCCAGTTTAATATTAATTGTAATTATCGCAAGTGCATTTAGAACTAGCAATCCTATAATATTAGCTGGCATATTAAGTATAACGAGTTGGGCAGGACTAGCTAGAGCCGTTAGGTCTCAAGTTTTAGTAATTAGAAACTCGCCAATAACAGAAGTGTTAAAAGTATTAGGTTTAACTAGAAGATACATAATTTTTAGAGAAATAGTACCTACTTTAGGGTCTTATATAGCAATACACTATATATTTAATGTCGAATCCGCAGTTTATGCAGAAGTAGGCTTATATTATTTAGGAGTATTACCCTATAATCCAAACAATTGGGGTGCAATGATACAACAAGCCTTATCTTATGGGGCTGCTTTAGGTGGGAAAGCTGTATTTTACTTCTTATTCCCTACATTAGCAATTATAGGTTTCATGTCTGGGTTAATATTACTTAGTTATGGAATAGATGAAATAGCTAATCCAAGAATAAGAACATATTAA
- a CDS encoding type II toxin-antitoxin system VapC family toxin, translated as MVYADTDFFLALLKEKDWLKEKALKLLEEYRGNIKTSLATFIELMLLSKRYGLDPVRVTLSVMELTGYFDERVLKASVLISQGMGVFDAFHAAFSEEEIISSDHVYEEFGFRRIKLDDP; from the coding sequence TTGGTTTACGCTGATACTGACTTCTTTCTCGCGTTATTAAAGGAAAAGGATTGGTTGAAGGAAAAAGCCCTAAAACTATTAGAAGAATATAGAGGGAATATAAAGACTTCTTTAGCCACCTTTATTGAATTGATGTTATTAAGTAAGAGATACGGGTTAGATCCGGTTAGGGTTACCTTATCAGTTATGGAATTGACCGGGTATTTTGATGAAAGGGTGCTGAAAGCTTCCGTTTTAATCTCACAAGGGATGGGGGTGTTTGATGCTTTTCACGCTGCTTTTTCTGAAGAGGAAATTATAAGTTCAGACCATGTTTATGAAGAGTTCGGATTTAGGAGAATAAAGTTAGATGATCCTTAA
- a CDS encoding AbrB/MazE/SpoVT family DNA-binding domain-containing protein, translating into MLVKVDKKGRVYLPKEVREKFKSEEFFLVALPSGILLVPRVDDPLKALEEEGKKLSNVDIKVLRKVIQGEAEKEVGLR; encoded by the coding sequence GTGTTAGTAAAGGTCGATAAAAAAGGTAGGGTTTATTTACCTAAAGAAGTTAGGGAGAAGTTTAAGTCGGAAGAATTCTTCTTAGTAGCTTTGCCTAGCGGTATACTCTTAGTACCTAGAGTAGATGATCCATTAAAGGCTTTAGAAGAAGAGGGGAAGAAGTTATCAAACGTTGACATTAAGGTGTTGAGAAAAGTTATACAAGGGGAGGCTGAGAAAGAAGTTGGTTTACGCTGA